The Imtechella halotolerans DNA window ACAATTAGAAGAACATTTGAAACCCATCATCAAGCTATTATTAATTACTTTAATACTAGGAGTAAAAATGCCGCAACAGAATCTTTTAATGCTAAAATAAAGTAGTTAAGAAGGGTGTTTGATGTGAAGTCTTTCTTTTACAGATTATATAAAATTTATGCCTAGACCCAGAATTTGGGCCTGACCCCTAAAAACCTAAAAACCAGACGTTTCACAAGAATCATGTGATTTTAATTGCTATTTAAATAGCTTTCAGTGAGCTTGACAAATCAATTTTCGAATCATTTTTTGGAAGATTTGAGGAGATTAAACCAAGCAAAAAATTGACAGTTTATACTCTACCCCATTCAAACAATTTTGTAGATAACTCAACCTCATGATAAAGAACTAACTCTTTAAATGTATAGATAATATCTCGGGAATATCCCATACCTTTAAATGCTTTAGAAACACTTTCTGGACGTTATGTATTAATGTCATAATTTGCTCATCAAATCTCTTTTCCTGTAAAAATGATCTCCCAAAATCAGTTTATAGGGAGGAAAATTTAAATTCATTATGCAAATCATTTTTGATACTGCATTTTACCGATGGGTTACATAAATTAGACACTCCATCAAAAAGTATTACTTTCATGTTTTTAAACTTAACTTTTTTGCATTTGTTCAATCATTGATTTTACTAATTCTGCCTTTTTAATAATCAATAGAGATTCATTAATGGTTTTCCCTTTTTTATTTTCTTCAAATAGGGTATTTATTTTTTCCATCTCTTTTTTGAAATCAAAATCATCTGCATATCCTAACTTTTCAATTTCCGTAGTCCAAAAGAAATCCTCTGACCATATTACTAGCCCGGGTAGACCAAAGTAATTAACGGGTCCATAAGGGACTGGAACTTTATCTGTATACCAAACCGTTAACAGCATATCTTTATTTTTGGAAACTGCCTTTTTACAACTCATCCCGGAAATAACCTTGGTCTCATCAGTTAACACCCATTCAATATCTTCAGTAGCCCCTTCGGAATAAAATTCTCGCTGAAAAATTTGCTCGTATTTCTTTACTTCATTAGCATCCTTTTTAATAACAAAATCTAACCGGTCATTTACCATATACTGTACATTTTCCGTACCCGCCGGTTTATTGATAATTATAGTATCCAGTTTATAAATAGATTGGTTACTTTGTAAATCAATATAAAGAGAATACTTATATTGATATCCCTTTGCGAGTTCTACAGTTTCGGGATGAATCTTAAATAGTTCACTGTCCTCTGGAGGTGTATCATGGGTACTTATGGGATAAGCAGAATAACTTATTTTTATAATTTTCTCTTTATTTTGAGCAGACAGGGTTATAACCATCAGCAGGGATAGAGTAAGAAAGATTTTTTTCATGACATTGCTATTCAAAATTTATATGAAGTTCCTATAATTAAATAGTTAAGACTATTTTCATTGTAATTACTCTGAATCAAATTGCCATCTGACTTAACGCTTAAACTTGTTAAATCTGTATTAGGAAAATTAAATAAATGGAATAAATAATTTCCTCTTAGAAAAACACTCATTTTCTTATTCAATTTAACCGTTGCTTCTATGCTCATAAAAGGGGATTTAAACTTAAAATCCTCATTTTTAAAAATGTTTTGCCCTATACTGATTTTAGCTTCAAGTTTATCCTTTTTTTTACTTATAGTTCCCCCATAGGTATACCGTTTATTGTTGTTGAGTACCTGGTTGCCAAGAAAGAGATGTTGGTGATTGATAGACATTTTAAGATATAATTCATCAAAAAAAATGCCTTTAGGTTCAATTCCCGTACTAAATCCATATTGATACTGATCTACATTATACATGCGCTCCTCTGGGGTAAAGGTTGGAAACTTATCAAACTTTGCAGAGAAATCCGAATTGAACCGAAGAAGATGATATTTTTTAGAAAAATAAAACCCTTTTCCTAAAGCAACACTATACTTAGAGGATCTCTTCTTTTCAATCAAACGGTTTTGATAATAAAATATATTTTGTTCGATTATTTGAAAAATAGGTTCTAGATAATCGCGCTGTTCACCATAAGAATAAGACGTCCTAAAAGACTGAGTTTTTATTATACTAGAATAATTATAGCCAATGCTAAATTGGTTAAATCTTGAAATATTATTTAAGATGTCATCTGTATTGAGAAATCTTGTATTATACGATACTGTTAGGGAATCAATTGCATAATTTATTTCAGTCAGTGCATTGGCCTGTGTATAACTCATTACTATGGTACTGTTTTCGTTTAAATTCCAATCTGAATTTATATATACATCTAAAGTGCCTTTATTCTCTTTCAGGTCTTTGTTCCTTACCCTGATAGTTTGCGGAAGGAATTCAATATTATATTCCCATTTTTTATTTTGTCCCCTAAATGATAATAAGCCCTGGTAATATCCGCCTTTTCTTTCAGTATCATTTTTGTAATTTAAGTTTTCATTAAACGTTTTGATTTTAAATCCTAACGAGGCCGTTAGCATATTTGAAAACTTGTAGTCCATTATAGAATTTGCTTTTAGGTAGAGGTTATTAAAATCATATTCCTGTCTAAGATTATCACCATTGGAGTTTATCGAATAATTCGAGTTAAAATTATTTTTAGAATGTTCCAGGTCATACTCCAATATAGAAGAAAGAATTATCCTTTGATGTAGCCTGGCTTGAAGTTCAAGCTTTGAAATATTTAAAAGACTTATTGCATTGTTTCTGTTATCTTCAGTAATAGTGTCCATAGTTGGGTAAAAGTTAAGAACTGTAGAACGGTCTTTATCCCTGTCTTCCAGATAAGTAATATTGGAATGAAAAGAAAGAATAGCTTTTTTAGATAGGGCTCTGTAGTAGGACATATTACTCAAAAAGGAATTACCTTTTTGCAAACTTTCCAGCTCCCTTTTATTTAGCAAGGTTGTACTATCATCAATTTCCGAAGTTGTATTTTTTTTTTGGTTCAGATTATTATAATATAATACTATTCCCAGTCTCGATTTTTTATTCTCTTTTCTGAGGGTAATACTGGAATTCGAGGTAAAGGATTCTGCAAGCAGATCATCTTCGGCAAAAAAATCAGTAAAGTGATCTTTAAAGAATTCAGAGGATTGTTCCTTTATTTCTTCAGAGATATTGGTAAAACTGAAACTTTTCTTTCCAATATTATTGGTGTTACTTGTAATAAAAGCATTTAGATAATCTGAAAAATACAAACCTCTAAAGTTTAATTGATATTTGTTTTTTACTCCATAAGCACCTTCTACTGAAGGTTTAAAGATTCCTTTAAACTCATCCCTAGTATTTACGTTAATGACGGTTTCGGTAAAATTTTCAAAGTCTATCTTATACTGATCTCTATAATTATTAATCAGTTCTATGTCATTCATCATGTCATATTCCAGGTTATCAAGAGCTATCTTATTTTGATTGACAAAGACTTCCTTCTTGTTGATTAGTACCTTATGAATTATTTTTCCTCTAAAAGTTATTCCTCCATCTTCTGAAACCACAAAACCTTCTGTTTTGTTTAATATATCCCGCAATGTTGACCGTTCCGTTAATTTAAGGCTATCGGTTTTAATTGC harbors:
- a CDS encoding transposase, encoding MQLFVQFFVASPRTKFQAFSTIRRTFETHHQAIINYFNTRSKNAATESFNAKIK
- a CDS encoding GLPGLI family protein, with translation MKKIFLTLSLLMVITLSAQNKEKIIKISYSAYPISTHDTPPEDSELFKIHPETVELAKGYQYKYSLYIDLQSNQSIYKLDTIIINKPAGTENVQYMVNDRLDFVIKKDANEVKKYEQIFQREFYSEGATEDIEWVLTDETKVISGMSCKKAVSKNKDMLLTVWYTDKVPVPYGPVNYFGLPGLVIWSEDFFWTTEIEKLGYADDFDFKKEMEKINTLFEENKKGKTINESLLIIKKAELVKSMIEQMQKS
- a CDS encoding carboxypeptidase-like regulatory domain-containing protein — its product is MIGLTGCFQTVLAQDVVVKGNITNTSNQPIEGVAIVLTDIKNTDSTIGYAITNGNGDYEITVKPQIKDSLLLIATHLNYEKVSKILTISASKTAYNLTLKEKSFNLEEIVIEIQKIKDTMAIKTDSLKLTERSTLRDILNKTEGFVVSEDGGITFRGKIIHKVLINKKEVFVNQNKIALDNLEYDMMNDIELINNYRDQYKIDFENFTETVINVNTRDEFKGIFKPSVEGAYGVKNKYQLNFRGLYFSDYLNAFITSNTNNIGKKSFSFTNISEEIKEQSSEFFKDHFTDFFAEDDLLAESFTSNSSITLRKENKKSRLGIVLYYNNLNQKKNTTSEIDDSTTLLNKRELESLQKGNSFLSNMSYYRALSKKAILSFHSNITYLEDRDKDRSTVLNFYPTMDTITEDNRNNAISLLNISKLELQARLHQRIILSSILEYDLEHSKNNFNSNYSINSNGDNLRQEYDFNNLYLKANSIMDYKFSNMLTASLGFKIKTFNENLNYKNDTERKGGYYQGLLSFRGQNKKWEYNIEFLPQTIRVRNKDLKENKGTLDVYINSDWNLNENSTIVMSYTQANALTEINYAIDSLTVSYNTRFLNTDDILNNISRFNQFSIGYNYSSIIKTQSFRTSYSYGEQRDYLEPIFQIIEQNIFYYQNRLIEKKRSSKYSVALGKGFYFSKKYHLLRFNSDFSAKFDKFPTFTPEERMYNVDQYQYGFSTGIEPKGIFFDELYLKMSINHQHLFLGNQVLNNNKRYTYGGTISKKKDKLEAKISIGQNIFKNEDFKFKSPFMSIEATVKLNKKMSVFLRGNYLFHLFNFPNTDLTSLSVKSDGNLIQSNYNENSLNYLIIGTSYKF